One segment of Candidatus Melainabacteria bacterium DNA contains the following:
- a CDS encoding MotA/TolQ/ExbB proton channel family protein, giving the protein MESKFFTYFIQFMMTDWFASIPITLCSVATAAVMIERYLYYQKNRRDVTQFIHQLQRELESQQLQKAQQTCSRLGGVVGEVAEEGVRLMAEQKEDFSKAFDITVGLVTRKLERHLVVLGTIGATCPFIGLFGTVVGVIFTLDQLGVAGGGTPVVVTGVAKALIATGYGLVVSILAVIFNNLYTNTVKGFNDDFLLLKLLFLSFVGTEGHAH; this is encoded by the coding sequence ATGGAAAGCAAATTTTTCACTTACTTTATTCAGTTCATGATGACTGACTGGTTCGCTTCCATTCCCATTACCCTGTGCTCTGTAGCGACTGCGGCTGTGATGATTGAGCGATATCTGTACTATCAGAAAAATCGCCGTGACGTAACTCAATTCATCCACCAGCTGCAACGCGAGTTAGAGAGCCAACAATTGCAGAAAGCGCAACAGACATGCAGCCGCCTCGGTGGTGTTGTCGGTGAAGTCGCCGAAGAAGGCGTGCGCTTGATGGCAGAACAAAAAGAAGACTTCTCGAAAGCGTTCGATATCACAGTCGGTCTGGTGACAAGAAAGCTGGAACGTCACTTAGTAGTACTGGGAACGATCGGCGCTACCTGCCCGTTCATCGGCTTGTTCGGAACAGTGGTCGGGGTTATTTTCACACTGGACCAGTTAGGCGTCGCCGGTGGTGGCACTCCAGTTGTTGTAACCGGTGTTGCGAAAGCTCTAATTGCGACAGGATACGGTCTGGTTGTCTCAATTCTCGCCGTTATCTTCAACAACCTCTACACCAACACTGTAAAGGGCTTCAACGATGACTTCCTGCTCCTCAAGCTGCTCTTCCTGAGCTTCGTTGGTACTGAAGGTCACGCTCACTAA
- a CDS encoding biopolymer transporter ExbD encodes MSMGTNAGEVFTEINVTPLTDVFLVLLVIMILIAPLIDKSDLKIKPPETKNAKKVDESKGIFIDIDKQGQIAINGNFVNSTDPTVIGQRIKEIIVKLGNKEVPCTVNADGDSKEKEVVAVMQAAAEAGIKRMRVATIQASSY; translated from the coding sequence ATGTCGATGGGTACTAATGCCGGTGAAGTCTTCACCGAAATCAACGTCACGCCGTTGACAGACGTGTTCCTCGTGCTGCTCGTGATCATGATCTTGATCGCACCTCTTATTGACAAGTCCGATTTGAAGATCAAGCCGCCTGAAACCAAGAATGCTAAGAAAGTTGATGAGAGTAAAGGAATTTTTATAGACATCGACAAACAGGGGCAGATTGCCATCAACGGCAACTTTGTCAACAGCACCGATCCAACAGTGATCGGCCAGCGCATCAAGGAAATCATCGTCAAACTCGGCAACAAAGAAGTGCCCTGCACAGTCAACGCCGACGGAGATTCAAAAGAAAAGGAAGTAGTGGCAGTAATGCAAGCGGCTGCTGAAGCCGGCATAAAACGCATGAGAGTAGCCACGATTCAGGCGAGCAGTTACTAA
- a CDS encoding shikimate dehydrogenase, whose product MSHSLSPPMHNAALKYCNLEGSYELLDIAPAELEQQIERIKTEGYTGFNVTIPHKDAIYRMAGGHTKEAAQAQASNTVKILEEEFLLAHNTDIGGFEEALSELITKVESGAAACVIGTGGAAKAAILALRNLGYKSVSILSRDPSRAESMAREIEPVLDGRLKLIATTAHACSTENLSLIVNSTPMGQNNVPVPDWMNGFLTSVSPQTLVFDMVYSKTKEDTAVVALAKKAGLKASDGAEMLIRQAHKAFQFWTELSPPVEVFRSAFKQSLKHQM is encoded by the coding sequence GTGTCGCATTCTCTGTCGCCACCGATGCATAACGCTGCTCTGAAATATTGCAATCTGGAAGGTTCATACGAACTTCTCGATATCGCTCCAGCCGAACTTGAGCAGCAAATAGAGCGCATCAAGACCGAGGGATATACGGGCTTCAATGTGACGATTCCACACAAAGATGCTATCTACCGCATGGCGGGTGGACATACAAAAGAAGCCGCGCAAGCACAGGCATCAAATACGGTGAAGATTTTAGAAGAAGAATTTTTGCTCGCCCATAACACAGACATCGGGGGCTTTGAAGAAGCCCTGTCCGAGCTGATTACAAAAGTAGAAAGCGGTGCAGCCGCCTGCGTAATCGGCACAGGCGGAGCGGCAAAAGCAGCGATTCTGGCGCTCAGAAATCTCGGCTACAAGAGTGTATCGATACTGTCGAGAGACCCATCCAGAGCCGAATCTATGGCACGCGAAATCGAGCCTGTGCTGGATGGAAGGCTGAAGTTGATCGCCACTACTGCGCACGCTTGCTCAACAGAGAATTTATCGCTCATCGTCAACAGCACGCCGATGGGGCAAAACAACGTGCCTGTGCCTGACTGGATGAACGGTTTTCTCACCTCAGTCAGTCCGCAAACCCTTGTCTTCGATATGGTTTATTCAAAAACAAAGGAAGACACGGCCGTGGTGGCGCTGGCGAAAAAGGCCGGGCTGAAAGCATCTGACGGCGCCGAGATGCTGATACGACAGGCGCACAAAGCTTTTCAATTCTGGACGGAACTCTCGCCACCAGTGGAAGTGTTTCGCTCAGCCTTCAAGCAGAGTCTCAAGCACCAGATGTGA
- a CDS encoding SCP2 sterol-binding domain-containing protein, with translation MPAAEVIEELRKRFKPENARNLSATYLITVRGQGGGSWLTKISDGTLEMTQQPPGDAPQADCMISVEADDLEEIIAGRLSAMTAALSGVLSIEGELGLAMQLVPVFFEGQAPFI, from the coding sequence GTGCCAGCCGCAGAGGTAATCGAAGAACTGCGTAAGCGTTTTAAACCGGAGAATGCACGCAATCTATCCGCCACTTATCTAATCACTGTCAGAGGGCAAGGCGGAGGCTCGTGGCTGACCAAAATATCCGACGGCACACTTGAAATGACGCAGCAGCCGCCCGGTGATGCGCCCCAGGCTGACTGCATGATTTCAGTTGAAGCTGATGATCTCGAAGAAATTATTGCTGGACGCCTGTCGGCAATGACCGCAGCTCTTTCGGGAGTGCTGTCAATCGAAGGTGAGCTGGGATTAGCTATGCAGTTGGTACCTGTCTTCTTCGAAGGTCAAGCGCCTTTTATTTAG
- a CDS encoding DUF721 domain-containing protein has translation MNNDDLHKPQENSERRVKRGKRSLDSIDSVLSKLVNSLGLDRRLKEHALLSLWPLMIGEVFADKSRPLFLDYEGNLVIAVKDASVAQELSLLKPAILSKMRMAAKSMNLKVNGMRFDLKHYYGGTPPVADGDRFQAHKQPRRSEPTPQELAEITLSESDLQELAELQKDLPPQSSEDLDILKNFNVVPKFGESKCLKPSRPSPGSKNDGDIFTKGRQLDLNQRIVSMFEQELKLRQWRRKQGFPICPKCKQPTQSLHGSESICPDCYFSVLSKARDI, from the coding sequence ATGAATAACGACGATCTTCATAAACCTCAAGAAAATTCGGAGCGCCGCGTCAAACGTGGCAAGCGCTCACTCGATTCGATTGACAGCGTTCTATCGAAACTGGTCAACTCGCTGGGGCTGGACCGGCGCCTGAAAGAGCATGCTCTCCTCAGCCTGTGGCCCTTGATGATTGGAGAAGTCTTTGCCGACAAATCTCGTCCGCTCTTTCTGGATTATGAAGGCAATTTAGTAATCGCGGTCAAGGACGCGTCTGTAGCCCAGGAGCTCAGTTTACTCAAGCCCGCCATCTTAAGCAAAATGCGCATGGCCGCTAAGAGTATGAACCTGAAAGTGAACGGCATGCGTTTCGATCTAAAGCATTATTACGGCGGCACGCCGCCTGTAGCAGATGGAGATCGCTTTCAGGCGCACAAACAACCGCGGCGGTCTGAGCCGACCCCGCAAGAACTGGCTGAAATAACCCTTTCCGAGTCTGATTTGCAAGAGCTGGCAGAGTTACAAAAGGATTTGCCACCACAGAGTTCAGAGGACCTGGACATTTTAAAAAATTTCAACGTAGTGCCAAAGTTCGGCGAAAGTAAATGCCTGAAGCCTTCGCGCCCATCGCCAGGCTCAAAAAATGACGGCGATATTTTCACAAAAGGCAGACAACTGGACTTGAATCAACGCATCGTTTCAATGTTCGAGCAAGAGCTGAAACTGCGCCAATGGCGGCGCAAACAGGGTTTTCCAATCTGCCCGAAATGTAAGCAACCAACACAATCGTTGCACGGCTCCGAATCGATATGCCCAGACTGCTACTTCTCAGTACTTTCAAAGGCTCGAGACATTTAA
- the ftsE gene encoding cell division ATP-binding protein FtsE — MQGWKLSRFPADYYVRICPPAWRAFKQIVIALPGSAPKVANVIRLQNVCKDYAGRPALTNINLHIALGEFAFLVGPSGAGKSTLMRLLYREETPTRGSVLIGGVNLTKIQKGQVPLLRRRLGIIFQDYRLLPRQTVFNNVAYILRALGLDEKQVAKRVNSALCVVNLDHKGDAYPDELSGGEQQRVGIARAIVNGPPVLLADEPTGNLDPATSLEIVQLLERISQRGTTVLISTHDQPIVNAMRKRVISLRAGEIVSDVDSGVYDDGVYEVESKG, encoded by the coding sequence ATGCAAGGTTGGAAGCTTTCAAGGTTTCCTGCTGACTACTATGTTAGGATTTGCCCACCCGCATGGCGGGCGTTTAAACAGATTGTGATCGCACTGCCAGGCAGTGCTCCAAAGGTAGCTAACGTGATCCGATTACAAAATGTGTGCAAAGACTACGCTGGGAGACCTGCGCTCACCAACATAAACTTGCATATCGCACTGGGAGAGTTTGCCTTCCTGGTGGGTCCATCGGGCGCCGGTAAGTCGACTCTGATGCGATTGCTTTACAGAGAAGAAACGCCAACGAGAGGCAGCGTACTGATAGGCGGTGTCAATCTGACTAAGATTCAGAAAGGACAGGTGCCATTGCTGCGCCGCAGGTTGGGCATCATCTTCCAGGACTACAGACTGCTCCCCCGCCAGACTGTTTTCAATAACGTTGCCTACATTTTGCGAGCCCTCGGGCTTGATGAAAAGCAAGTAGCGAAGCGTGTCAACAGCGCCCTCTGCGTTGTGAATCTGGATCATAAAGGTGACGCCTACCCAGACGAACTGTCAGGCGGCGAACAACAGCGTGTCGGTATTGCCAGAGCAATTGTGAACGGTCCGCCAGTTTTGCTGGCAGACGAGCCCACCGGTAACCTCGACCCGGCCACCTCGCTTGAAATCGTTCAACTGCTGGAGAGAATCAGTCAACGTGGTACCACCGTGTTGATTTCGACACATGACCAACCAATCGTCAATGCGATGCGCAAACGCGTCATCAGCTTGCGTGCAGGCGAAATAGTTTCCGACGTAGACAGCGGTGTCTACGATGACGGCGTCTATGAAGTGGAGAGCAAAGGATAA
- a CDS encoding FtsX-like permease family protein, giving the protein MRQLRILLRVGIETMIGIRQSGWSNWLVISILAIALTIFGGILQFTMTLKNVVSAWGSQLEISAYIKDTADPKKVAKEVSQFPEVQLVEIVPKEVSWEEMQQTFKVAALSNPLPNTLHIRVSSAENVEKVAPKLNLLSGIENIRYPLKVARKINEFRHFIELAGAIVTAALTAATLTVIGNTIHLVIQSRHREIEILSLMGVSHFYIKGPLILQGALYGAGAAALAIAVLWGMHWYIDPYVRDQMISFAPMLPQNLEYGMLQTFGALLGLGIAVGAGGSAWTSGRYIKI; this is encoded by the coding sequence ATGCGGCAACTACGCATACTTCTTAGAGTTGGAATTGAGACGATGATAGGCATTCGCCAGAGCGGCTGGTCGAATTGGCTGGTGATCAGCATTCTCGCCATCGCCTTAACCATATTCGGTGGCATTCTTCAGTTCACGATGACATTGAAAAATGTCGTTTCAGCCTGGGGCTCACAGTTAGAAATTTCAGCCTACATCAAAGATACGGCTGATCCAAAGAAAGTGGCAAAAGAAGTCAGTCAGTTCCCGGAAGTGCAACTTGTCGAGATCGTTCCAAAAGAAGTTTCCTGGGAAGAGATGCAACAAACATTCAAAGTTGCAGCACTCTCGAATCCTCTGCCTAACACTCTGCACATCCGCGTCAGCAGCGCCGAAAACGTAGAGAAGGTGGCTCCGAAACTAAACTTGCTCAGCGGCATCGAGAACATTCGTTATCCCCTCAAGGTAGCCCGAAAAATCAATGAGTTTCGCCACTTCATTGAGCTCGCCGGCGCAATCGTAACAGCCGCTCTGACAGCGGCGACTTTGACCGTTATCGGAAATACGATTCACCTCGTTATTCAGTCACGGCACAGAGAGATTGAGATTCTCAGCCTCATGGGAGTCAGTCATTTCTATATCAAGGGTCCACTGATCTTGCAGGGGGCATTATATGGTGCAGGAGCCGCAGCTCTAGCCATCGCCGTGCTCTGGGGCATGCACTGGTATATAGACCCTTATGTGCGAGACCAGATGATCAGCTTCGCACCGATGCTGCCTCAAAATCTCGAATATGGCATGCTGCAAACGTTCGGCGCCCTGCTCGGGCTTGGTATCGCTGTTGGTGCAGGTGGAAGCGCCTGGACTTCCGGACGCTACATCAAAATCTAA
- a CDS encoding peptidylprolyl isomerase: MTTTDPVVVLDTTKGTIKVRIYKDEVPKTAGNFLDLVKRGFYNGLNFHRYEPGFCVQGGCPKGTGTGGFVDPETKKERRIPLEVTKELKHSEAGVIAMARAQDPNSASSQFYFTLGPANFLDMQYAVFGKVVEGLDVMQSLRVGDVMKDVKILEPAAK, from the coding sequence ATGACAACAACAGATCCAGTGGTTGTCCTCGACACCACCAAAGGGACCATCAAAGTTCGAATCTACAAAGATGAAGTTCCAAAAACTGCAGGAAACTTTCTCGATCTCGTCAAACGCGGTTTCTACAACGGTTTGAATTTCCACCGCTATGAGCCAGGATTCTGCGTTCAAGGTGGTTGCCCGAAGGGAACAGGCACAGGCGGCTTCGTTGATCCTGAGACAAAGAAAGAAAGACGTATTCCTCTGGAAGTAACAAAAGAGTTGAAGCACAGTGAAGCCGGCGTAATCGCTATGGCTCGCGCTCAAGACCCCAACTCAGCCAGCTCGCAGTTCTATTTCACACTTGGACCAGCCAACTTCCTCGATATGCAATATGCAGTTTTCGGAAAAGTTGTAGAAGGGCTTGATGTAATGCAGAGTTTGCGTGTAGGCGATGTTATGAAAGACGTCAAAATACTCGAACCGGCTGCTAAGTAA
- a CDS encoding peptidylprolyl isomerase, with protein sequence MAKGGDPVVVMETTKGKIKVEIYKNEVPKTANNFLDLVSRNFYNGLTFHRYEPGFCIQGGDPQGTGGGGFIDPKTHQERTIDLETSPSMVAANPSLKHSSAGVIAMARTSVPNSASSQFYFTLGPANFLDGQYAVFGKVKEGLDVVMALRKGDKMTKVYVQQ encoded by the coding sequence ATGGCAAAGGGTGGCGACCCTGTAGTTGTCATGGAAACAACTAAAGGCAAGATCAAAGTCGAAATCTATAAGAACGAAGTCCCCAAGACCGCAAACAACTTTTTGGATCTGGTAAGCAGAAATTTCTACAATGGTTTGACCTTCCACCGCTATGAACCAGGCTTCTGCATTCAGGGTGGTGACCCACAGGGAACCGGCGGCGGTGGTTTCATAGATCCTAAAACGCATCAAGAACGTACCATCGACCTGGAAACATCCCCTTCCATGGTGGCTGCTAATCCAAGCCTTAAACACAGCAGCGCCGGTGTGATTGCTATGGCTCGAACCTCAGTTCCTAACTCAGCCAGTTCGCAGTTCTACTTCACACTTGGACCCGCTAACTTCCTTGATGGTCAATACGCTGTTTTTGGCAAAGTCAAAGAAGGTCTTGACGTTGTGATGGCGTTGCGCAAAGGCGACAAAATGACTAAGGTTTACGTCCAACAATAG
- a CDS encoding amino acid permease → MKKSLSAFDLLAFGVGATIGSGIFALTGTAAAGQVSASKDFISTPLINFLLGSPMGRDGAGPAIVISFLIAAVACGFAALCYAELAAMIPVSGSAYTFAQAALGELIAWIIGWDLILEYAVGNVAIAVSWSDYFLHLFHGVTGMQLPLWLTTDTGTALTRIKDLALDSPQRQFYSSLTLPDVFGHPLAINAPAFFIVAVVTWVLVVGIKESAWVNTAAVAIKVIIVLFFIIYGAFFVHPENWVPFAPHGLSGIMGGAAIVFFSFIGFDAISSTAEETKNPQRDMPIGMIGSLLICTLLYAAVSLVLTGILPYQKYADDAAPVATALQVAGNPWAHLIVSVGALAGMTSVLLVFQLGQPRIFMAMARDGLLPPFFSKLHPKFRTPYIPTILTGVIVGVSCLCIDIGQAAELTNIGTLAAFIIVCAGVTKLRKSEPDRVRPFRCPMVPLIPILGIISCFILMLSLPLITWLRFFVWMGVGVAIYFCYGYKHGHEEIPYVPKEIPPDDETNIPMP, encoded by the coding sequence ATGAAGAAAAGCCTTTCGGCCTTCGATCTTCTTGCATTCGGTGTTGGTGCGACGATAGGTTCGGGCATTTTTGCCCTCACCGGCACTGCTGCTGCCGGGCAAGTTTCTGCATCAAAAGATTTCATTTCGACTCCCCTGATCAACTTTTTACTCGGCTCACCGATGGGGCGCGATGGCGCTGGACCAGCAATCGTCATCTCCTTTTTAATTGCTGCGGTGGCATGTGGATTTGCCGCACTATGTTATGCCGAACTGGCAGCGATGATTCCCGTCTCGGGATCCGCCTACACATTTGCACAGGCCGCGCTGGGAGAACTGATTGCGTGGATTATCGGCTGGGATCTCATTCTGGAATACGCAGTCGGTAACGTCGCTATTGCCGTCAGTTGGTCCGACTATTTCTTGCACCTGTTCCATGGTGTGACAGGGATGCAGCTACCGCTTTGGCTTACAACTGATACTGGCACGGCTTTAACCAGAATAAAGGACCTTGCGTTAGACAGTCCACAGCGCCAATTCTATTCATCTCTCACGCTGCCTGATGTTTTTGGTCATCCGCTGGCCATAAATGCACCAGCGTTCTTCATTGTCGCAGTAGTTACCTGGGTCCTCGTTGTCGGCATCAAGGAAAGCGCCTGGGTCAACACGGCAGCAGTGGCCATTAAAGTGATCATCGTATTGTTTTTCATCATATACGGTGCTTTCTTCGTGCACCCGGAAAACTGGGTCCCGTTTGCTCCACACGGTCTCTCCGGTATCATGGGCGGTGCGGCGATTGTTTTCTTCAGCTTCATTGGTTTCGACGCCATCAGCAGCACTGCAGAGGAAACAAAAAATCCGCAGCGAGACATGCCCATTGGCATGATCGGCAGCCTGTTGATTTGCACACTGCTGTATGCGGCGGTATCACTTGTGCTTACAGGCATCTTGCCATACCAAAAATACGCAGACGATGCGGCACCGGTGGCCACGGCGCTGCAAGTGGCGGGCAATCCCTGGGCGCATCTGATCGTCAGCGTCGGCGCGCTGGCGGGCATGACCTCCGTACTCCTGGTTTTTCAACTGGGGCAACCGCGTATATTCATGGCTATGGCTCGCGATGGGCTGTTGCCGCCATTTTTTTCAAAACTGCATCCTAAATTCAGAACTCCATATATTCCGACAATTCTGACGGGCGTAATCGTGGGCGTGTCCTGCCTGTGCATTGATATCGGCCAAGCTGCCGAGTTGACGAATATTGGCACTCTTGCCGCATTCATAATAGTCTGCGCAGGCGTTACAAAGTTGCGAAAATCTGAACCGGACCGAGTAAGACCCTTTCGATGCCCCATGGTTCCACTAATTCCTATTCTGGGCATCATTTCCTGCTTCATCCTCATGCTCAGTCTGCCGCTGATTACATGGCTGCGATTTTTCGTCTGGATGGGTGTGGGCGTAGCGATCTACTTTTGCTACGGCTACAAACACGGTCATGAAGAAATCCCGTATGTTCCAAAAGAAATTCCTCCAGACGACGAGACAAACATTCCCATGCCTTAA
- a CDS encoding 3-deoxy-7-phosphoheptulonate synthase, translating to MAHITDDLRIQEIKELAPPSHLTREFPCTEQAAATAYGARQAIHNILHGEDDRLLVVIGPCSIHDPIAAIEYASLLAAQREKHSKDLEVVMRVYFEKPRTTVGWKGLINDPDVDGSFQINKGLRVARQLLLDINEFGVPAACEYLDMITPQYIADLVSWGAIGARTTESQTHRELASGLSCPVGFKNGTDGNIKIAIDAMKAASQPHHFLSVTKGGHSAIFSTNGNEDCHIILRGGKTPNYDAESVEAAAQQISKAGLKQRLMIDASHANSSKKHENQIPVCADIAKQIAGGDSRIMGVMIESFLVAGAQNYCGLRAAGQPITYGMSITDGCIGWNESVQILEDLAASVRARREKAPTNFAP from the coding sequence ATGGCTCACATTACTGACGACCTCAGGATTCAGGAGATCAAAGAGCTCGCTCCCCCGTCGCATCTGACTCGAGAATTTCCTTGCACAGAACAAGCTGCTGCCACCGCCTACGGAGCACGCCAGGCGATCCACAACATTCTGCACGGCGAAGACGACAGATTGCTTGTTGTCATCGGTCCCTGTTCCATCCATGACCCTATCGCAGCAATCGAGTACGCATCTCTTCTTGCCGCTCAACGCGAAAAGCACAGCAAAGATTTGGAAGTGGTAATGCGGGTTTATTTCGAGAAGCCTCGCACCACAGTAGGCTGGAAGGGACTCATAAACGACCCGGATGTAGACGGCAGCTTTCAGATTAACAAAGGATTGCGCGTTGCCCGCCAGTTGCTTCTAGACATCAATGAATTTGGTGTTCCCGCTGCCTGCGAATACCTTGACATGATCACGCCACAATACATTGCTGACCTGGTCAGCTGGGGTGCGATCGGCGCTCGCACCACCGAGTCGCAAACACACCGTGAGTTGGCATCGGGTCTGTCATGCCCTGTCGGTTTCAAAAACGGTACAGACGGAAACATCAAGATTGCCATCGACGCTATGAAAGCTGCCTCACAACCGCATCATTTCTTGTCGGTGACCAAGGGTGGTCACTCTGCCATATTCTCGACCAATGGCAATGAAGACTGCCACATTATCCTTCGCGGCGGCAAAACGCCTAACTACGACGCAGAAAGCGTTGAAGCAGCAGCGCAGCAAATCAGCAAAGCTGGTCTCAAGCAACGCCTCATGATCGACGCAAGCCACGCCAACAGCAGCAAAAAACATGAAAATCAAATTCCAGTTTGCGCCGACATCGCCAAACAAATTGCCGGCGGCGACTCCCGAATCATGGGAGTCATGATTGAGAGTTTCCTCGTTGCTGGTGCTCAAAACTACTGCGGCTTGCGGGCTGCTGGTCAGCCGATTACATATGGCATGAGCATTACAGACGGTTGCATCGGCTGGAACGAAAGCGTTCAGATTCTTGAAGATCTGGCAGCCTCAGTTAGAGCACGTCGCGAAAAGGCTCCAACTAATTTCGCGCCTTAG
- a CDS encoding serine/threonine protein kinase gives MDEFEARQIFAKTGITIGEVLDNRYQIVEVLGQGGMGTVFKATNLSLNKPVAVKALHMFLDNFAAARFQQEIKAMSMLSHPHLISVLDAGTTHSGTPYFVMEFLDGPALGDILKQQHVLPDWRAVRMFIQMADALAYAHEQGIIHRDLKPNNVVVLSHRGKDFVKLVDLGIAKLVSPGAGGQGLTMTGEIFGSPIYMSPEQCSGRAVDARSDIYSLGCLMFETVCGEPPFMGGSALETFNLHLTEDVPLISSVTGVQMTALLKNLEAVIARCMQKQPQARFQSMEELSQALEVIDRGGGYNASNNIAVTTLNPRHEDARSSSAGVRDWEKPERPGESEVPINPNRPVESEGPINPNRPTNRERPGINKNFLVGAGVFAVVFCVLLGASQMLLHRAQPAPVPVPTFIQNSQPYVDTASIQKSIEAATDKQLSQHCTVSYPENSGKTNVQVVAVYAGKGQEADNFNLPGNVEVEVGPSDKPITLVFSSYMPTNWKIMRLNPAVKIDRVLVSSYKSPITVTGVPAGVSVEKSWYQFLGENGQELDSPRKNNPFEFFTMGAALVPGSTNIESQSNYKSMKKIVEEHLHEPLKSFQGAYREGHFSVP, from the coding sequence GTGGACGAATTTGAGGCCAGGCAAATATTTGCAAAAACAGGCATCACTATCGGTGAGGTCCTGGACAACCGTTATCAAATTGTCGAAGTCCTTGGGCAGGGTGGTATGGGTACCGTTTTCAAAGCGACCAATCTGTCGCTGAACAAGCCCGTGGCCGTGAAGGCGCTGCACATGTTTCTGGATAACTTTGCTGCAGCTCGCTTTCAGCAAGAAATCAAAGCTATGAGTATGTTGTCGCATCCGCATCTTATCAGTGTGCTTGATGCTGGCACTACGCATAGTGGCACACCTTATTTTGTCATGGAATTTCTGGACGGACCCGCTCTGGGTGACATTTTGAAGCAGCAGCATGTGCTGCCCGATTGGCGCGCAGTGCGCATGTTCATTCAAATGGCTGACGCCCTGGCCTATGCTCACGAGCAGGGAATCATTCATCGCGACTTGAAGCCCAATAACGTTGTCGTTCTTTCCCATCGCGGTAAAGATTTTGTCAAGCTAGTCGATCTTGGAATCGCTAAGTTAGTAAGTCCAGGCGCCGGCGGGCAGGGTCTGACGATGACGGGAGAAATATTTGGCAGTCCTATTTATATGAGTCCTGAGCAGTGCAGCGGTAGAGCTGTTGATGCTCGTTCCGACATCTATTCGCTCGGATGCTTGATGTTCGAAACAGTTTGTGGTGAGCCTCCATTCATGGGTGGAAGCGCACTGGAAACATTCAATCTGCATCTCACTGAAGATGTGCCCTTAATCAGCTCTGTCACGGGAGTGCAGATGACTGCTTTGCTGAAGAACCTGGAAGCAGTGATTGCACGATGCATGCAAAAACAGCCTCAGGCACGTTTTCAGTCTATGGAGGAGTTATCTCAAGCACTCGAAGTTATCGATAGAGGTGGCGGATATAACGCTTCCAACAACATTGCCGTAACAACATTGAATCCTCGCCACGAAGATGCCAGGTCGTCCAGCGCCGGCGTGCGTGACTGGGAAAAGCCCGAGCGCCCAGGCGAATCCGAGGTACCTATAAATCCCAACCGCCCAGTCGAATCCGAGGGACCTATAAATCCCAACCGCCCCACCAATCGCGAGCGCCCGGGCATAAACAAGAATTTCCTGGTAGGTGCCGGTGTGTTTGCCGTGGTCTTTTGTGTTCTTTTGGGTGCCTCTCAAATGCTGTTGCATCGTGCCCAACCTGCACCGGTGCCGGTGCCTACATTCATTCAGAATTCGCAGCCTTACGTTGACACTGCCTCCATTCAAAAGTCTATTGAAGCTGCCACCGACAAGCAACTTTCCCAGCACTGTACAGTCAGCTACCCTGAGAATTCTGGAAAGACGAATGTCCAGGTAGTCGCGGTCTACGCTGGTAAAGGTCAGGAAGCGGATAACTTCAATCTTCCTGGAAACGTAGAAGTCGAGGTTGGACCGTCAGATAAGCCGATCACTCTCGTTTTTAGCTCCTATATGCCTACAAACTGGAAAATCATGCGGCTGAACCCCGCCGTCAAAATTGACCGAGTTCTTGTGAGCAGCTATAAGTCACCAATTACGGTGACAGGCGTGCCTGCCGGCGTCTCTGTTGAAAAATCCTGGTATCAATTTTTGGGAGAGAACGGCCAGGAACTTGATTCGCCAAGAAAGAACAACCCATTTGAATTCTTCACGATGGGAGCTGCTCTGGTGCCTGGTTCCACAAACATAGAATCGCAAAGCAACTACAAGAGCATGAAGAAAATTGTAGAAGAGCACCTTCACGAACCGCTAAAGTCTTTCCAGGGCGCGTATCGCGAAGGTCATTTCAGCGTCCCTTGA